TGCTTTACTGAACCAAAGGTACCAAAAACCTATAATAACCAGTATCATTATCCCTTGCCAAAATATCTCGTGAAACACTTCCAAGTATTTAGGACCAAACTTCAAACCAACAATTATAGTTATCAAGACCCTGAATAAATTTATCAATAGGACCATAGGTATCCAAAGAAATAGAAATCTCATTTTATCCTTAAACTTTCCTGGAGAAGCCATAACAAGTGCAAAAAGGGAATAAGCACTTTTCCAGCCGATGCAATCTCTTGAAATATCTATAACCAAATCTCCAACATAAATAAAAAAACCAGTCACCAAAACTTCAAAACCAATAAAATTTAATATTGAACCTACAATACTGGCAAAAATTTCTTGAATTGGATAAAAGTCAACATCAAAATAAATTATCAAGTAAAATGGAATTAGGATCAAATTGAATTTTATTAGAAAAAATAAAACTTCCTTTAAAATTTCCTTTTTTTGTGCTGGTTTACCCATTCTATTAGCCCTCTCTTTTTGGCCTTCTTTAGTTTTTCCTCAAATTCCACCTTTCTTACAGAAGAAACACCCTCGACAACTTCTATTTTAACTTCTTCTCTTGGGATTATAGGAAAATTTATACTTTCTATTATAAGTCTGTCGGGTGTGCTTGGAACTATGGCTGCCTTGATATTGT
This portion of the Candidatus Aenigmatarchaeota archaeon genome encodes:
- a CDS encoding archaeosortase/exosortase family protein encodes the protein MGKPAQKKEILKEVLFFLIKFNLILIPFYLIIYFDVDFYPIQEIFASIVGSILNFIGFEVLVTGFFIYVGDLVIDISRDCIGWKSAYSLFALVMASPGKFKDKMRFLFLWIPMVLLINLFRVLITIIVGLKFGPKYLEVFHEIFWQGIMILVIIGFWYLWFSKANKLNKRRQ